A stretch of Phalacrocorax carbo unplaced genomic scaffold, bPhaCar2.1 SCAFFOLD_203, whole genome shotgun sequence DNA encodes these proteins:
- the ERFL gene encoding ETS domain-containing transcription factor ERF-like, whose amino-acid sequence MDCSCVSDLLLTSPVPALWTPGTAQTDGRTDGRTPLGTLRGPPPAVSGTAPPHSRHPTVTRGRGVPFPSPTVPRGRGATIPSPAIPRGRGAPIPSPAVAHPPRAPRHPWGRPAGFAFPDWAYKPESSPGSRQIQLWHFILELLRQEQYREVIAWQGDYGEFVIKDPDEVARLWGVRKCKPHMNYDKLSRALRYYYNKRILHKTKGKRFTYKFNFSKVVLVNCPLLELPGGAAPLLLAPAPFPGGAPAADAPPLAPEALQALFCAPRPAEPPPPGRGVPVFEPRPAEGDKLRLEVAVPFLGPALPGYAKAPALLGPYARPLPECPWGWGPCAPPAALPLPPPKLPAALYPPPPFPLPPPAAGAGPGLGGGAAGGAPGPASDSELEVTDGGSSGDEAGSPPPPGPGGP is encoded by the exons ATGGACTGCAGCTGCGTCTCCGACCTGCTCCTCACCTCGCCGGTGCCGGCCCTCTGGACCCCAGGTACCGCCcagacggacggacggacagacggacggacacCCTTGGGGACCCTGCGAggacccccccccgccgtgagcggcaccgcccccccccactcccG GCACCCCACCGTTACCCGTGGCCGTGGGGtccccttcccatcccccaCTGTCCCCCGCGGCCGTGGGGCCACCATCCCATCCCCCGCCATCCCCCGCGGCCGTGGGgctcccatcccatcccccgCCGTCGCCCACCCCCCGCGGGCCCCCCGTCACCCGTGGGGCCGCCCCGCAGGCTTCGCCTTCCCGGACTGGGCGTACAAGCCGGAGTCGAGCCCGGGCTCGCGGCAGATCCAGCTGTGGCACTTCATCCTGGAGCTGCTGCGGCAGGAGCAGTACCGGGAGGTGATCGCCTGGCAGGGCGACTACGGCGAGTTCGTCATCAAGGACCCCGACGAGGTGGCCCGGCTCTGGGGCGTCCGCAAGTGCAAACCCCACATGAACTACGACAAGCTCAGCCGCGCCCTCAG gtaCTACTACAACAAGCGGATCCTGCACAAGACCAAGGGGAAGCGCTTCACGTACAAGTTCAACTTCAGCAAGGTGGTGCTGGTGAACTGCCCGCTGCTGGAGCTGCCGGGGGGCGCCGCGCCGCTGCTGCTCGCGCCCGCGCCCTTCCCGGGGGGCGCGCCCGCCGCCGACGCGCCCCCGCTCGCCCCCGAG GCGCTGCAGGCGCTGTTCtgcgccccccggcccgccgagccgcccccccccgggcgGGGGGTCCCCGTCTTCGAGCCGAGACCCGCCGAGGGCGACAAGCTGCGGCTGGAGGTGGCCGTGCCCTTCCTGGGGCCCG cGCTGCCCGGGTACGCCAAGGCGCCGGCGCTGCTGGGCCCCTACGCGCGGCCGCTGCCCGAGtgcccgtggggctgggggccctgcgcgccccccgccgcgctgccgctgcccccccccaagCTCCCCGCCGCGCTCTACCCGCCCCCCCCGttcccgctgccccccccggcggcgggcgcggggccggggctgggggggggcgcCGCGGGGGGGGCGCCGGGACCCGCCTCCGACTCGGAGCTGGAGGTGACGGACGGCGGCAGCTCGGGGGACGaggccggcagccccccgccccccggcccgggggggccctga